The Vibrio tasmaniensis genomic sequence TGTTCTTGTTGTTACGCACCAGAATTCAGTAAAGGTAGTAAGTAGTGATTAAATTAACAGGTTTAAGTAAGAAGTATGGCAAGTCACTCGTGGTTGATGATGCCAGTGCTATGTTCCCTAAAGGAGAAGTGACTTCTATCATTGGCCCAAATGGTGCGGGTAAAAGTACGCTGCTTTCTATGGCGAGTCGCTTAACAGAGAGTGACGCGGGTGAAGTGGTCATTGGCGATAAATTATTGGCTGAATGGGATACCAAAGAGTTGGCGAAACACCTTGCCGTGTTAAGACAATCAAACAACATCAATATGCGATTTACGATTCGTGAGTTGGTCTGTTTTGGGCGTTTCCCACACTCTCAAGGCCGCTTGAAAGACGAAGATCATAAGATCGTCGATACAGCGCTAGAGCACCTTGGCATTACCGATATTCAAAACAAATACCTAGATGAGCTGAGTGGCGGTCAGCGTCAAATGGCGTTTATCGCGATGGTTGTGGCGCAAGATACAGATTATGTGTTCTTAGATGAGCCTCTTAATAACCTGGATATTAAACACTCGGTTGAAATCATGCAGACGCTTCGTCGCTTAGCACATGAGTTTAATAAAGCGGTGGTTATTGTGATTCACGACATCAACTTTGCTTCTTGTTACTCAGATAATATTGTCGCGATGAAAAAAGGCCAAGTGGTCAAGTCGGGCAAGGTTTCGGAAGTGGTTGAAGAGTCCGTGATGGAGTCTATCTACGAGATCCCATTTGAGATTCGCGAGTTCGATGGCGTTCGAATCTGTATGTACTACTCTGGTCGCTAATTTACGGCATCGCTGTGCTATTTGAATCTCTAGTGACTGAACTGAAAAGAGCTCCTACGATATGAGGAGCTCTTTTTTTTCAGTTATTGGCACTTTCGAACATTTGCTCAGTTCTAACAAACTCGAAGAGTTCATCAATGTACGTAGAACCAATCGAATCAGATATACACATTACCGATTATCAATGACCAACGCTGCTGTTAATCAGTGATTAATTCATATTCAAGTTTGGTAAGAATTGCAGGGGCGAGTGATTCTAAATCGACTGTCGTATACCCATAAAAGTTTGGCCTGATTTCACTACGTAGTTTAGTTAGAGAATCTTTTGTATTCTCTTCCATCATCAATTTGTCATTAAAATCAGCGAGTAACTTGAGTTGTTGCGCAGAGAGAGGGGATAGGTATTCGCTGTAACCACCGACAGAGCTGTATAACAGTTCATAGCGACCACCTTCTGCTTCTTCAATGTAATAATTCCCTGAACGCGCAATATTGGATATGGCAGCATGTTCTGTTGTCGAGTTAACGAAGTTGGTTTCCAAATAAGTGGCGCTGCCTGCGTGGTAGTTCACATCAGCGATAAACCCCGGTTTAGGGAAAATGAGAAAAGCATCTATTGTGTCGTTGGATGTTATTGCAGAAAGAATAAACTTACTGTCTTTGTAGTATTTTATCTGTACCTCACCATTCGACATCTTGGTATAAACCGGAGAGCCAAATGTCTCTTCTAAAATGCCACTGGAAGCACGAATATAGACTTTAGAAAGGCGCTCGTTAGATGGAGCATCTGAAAAGTTAGAAATTAAGAGGTCCCAACCTTTGCTTCCCATATCAATAGCATCGTTGAACTGACCACCTGCGATGATCAGCGCAATGATGGCAAGGATAGAGTTTGGTGTCTTCTCTCTCATTATTTCAAGAAAATCTTTTTGATCTTCATTGGGAGCTTGTTGAGTTAAAGATATGCCTTCTTCTGGTGCTGTTTTATCAACAGATGAAGGTAGAGCTTGTTCTGACATGATAAAACCTTATTCAGCAACAATTTGAGGTGCTCGTGCAACCACACGGGTACATAAATATTCTTCGACATCTTTTTCTACAGAAACGCTTTCTGTTACCCAGGTAAACTTCATTAACTGGTTGGTTAGTTGTTTTGTGGTCGATTTAGCGGTTACGGTTGTAGTCACAACATTGTCTTTACGATCAGCTGTTACAATCTTCTTTTTCTCCGAGGTTCGATTTGTATCGAGCTCTTTTTGCACCATGGCTTCGAGAGATGCGGCTAGCGATGCTCTCGCCTCCATTGAAGCGATGTCCATATCAAGCGTCATGTCTCCCATACTTTCAACACAAGCAACACCCGCGATTAAGCCTTCAGGCAAATCAAATTGTGGGTTCATGCGCCAGCTAGGAAATTCGGAGTTAGCGGCTGCTTGAAATGACAATGTAGTAATTGCAGCGATAATTAGAGTCTTTTTCATGTTTTATCCTTAAATCATATTCTTTTCGTAATTAACTTCTGCTTTACTTACTTTTTTCAAGTAGTTACGAGTTTCCGCAGCAGAATGCTTTTGTTGGATAGTTTGGAATACTTGTTGTGGTTCAAGCTGGTTAATATTCTTGATTGCAACTGAGCGTTTGCCACCGAAAATGTGATAGATTGGCCCCATACCTCCGTTGTAAGCCGCTGTTATGCAGTACTTTAAGCTCTCTTCATTGGTAACGCCTTTGAAGTAGCGAGATCGTAGTAAGTGCAAATAAGCGGTACCGACCTCAATGTTTTTTTCGGGGTCGAATAAGTATTCTTTATTCAGTAACTGCTGTTCACCAAATAGGAAGTTTGTCGCATCTAATCCTGCGGAACTTGGGACAATTTGCATCAGGCCAAAGGCAGGAACATGTGAGGTTGCTGTAGGATCGAAAGCGCT encodes the following:
- a CDS encoding ETEC_3214 domain-containing protein, coding for MSEQALPSSVDKTAPEEGISLTQQAPNEDQKDFLEIMREKTPNSILAIIALIIAGGQFNDAIDMGSKGWDLLISNFSDAPSNERLSKVYIRASSGILEETFGSPVYTKMSNGEVQIKYYKDSKFILSAITSNDTIDAFLIFPKPGFIADVNYHAGSATYLETNFVNSTTEHAAISNIARSGNYYIEEAEGGRYELLYSSVGGYSEYLSPLSAQQLKLLADFNDKLMMEENTKDSLTKLRSEIRPNFYGYTTVDLESLAPAILTKLEYELITD
- a CDS encoding iron ABC transporter ATP-binding protein, giving the protein MIKLTGLSKKYGKSLVVDDASAMFPKGEVTSIIGPNGAGKSTLLSMASRLTESDAGEVVIGDKLLAEWDTKELAKHLAVLRQSNNINMRFTIRELVCFGRFPHSQGRLKDEDHKIVDTALEHLGITDIQNKYLDELSGGQRQMAFIAMVVAQDTDYVFLDEPLNNLDIKHSVEIMQTLRRLAHEFNKAVVIVIHDINFASCYSDNIVAMKKGQVVKSGKVSEVVEESVMESIYEIPFEIREFDGVRICMYYSGR